The Selenomonas sp. AB3002 genome contains a region encoding:
- a CDS encoding GDP-mannose 4,6-dehydratase — protein sequence MRILITGAAGFVGGHLIRAFAEHGHTLAAIDLGSSPLFGEYGVSHHQADLLDGEAMQKVFRQEKPEAIVHLAAIANVPFAWEHPGRTMAVNVGGTATLLETMAKCAPEAKLLTIGSSDAYGLTAKCGKPLTEDMPCEPQNPYSISKLCAEQLSMQLAKKFSLKVIAARSFNHFGPGQKPGFVVSDFASQVAAIEKGEQEPVLSVGDLTAARDFTYIDDIIAAYVALTEKEVPTGIYNICSGKPRKIEEVLQGLLALSGRDIEVRKDPARMRPSEVPFFVGDGSKLNKATGWTPETDFRAGLEKTLEYWCSQTMKS from the coding sequence ATGAGAATCCTTATAACCGGAGCTGCAGGTTTTGTGGGAGGCCATCTCATCAGAGCCTTTGCAGAGCACGGACATACGCTTGCTGCCATAGATTTGGGCAGCAGCCCCCTGTTTGGGGAATATGGGGTCAGCCATCATCAGGCTGACCTCCTGGACGGGGAGGCAATGCAGAAGGTCTTCAGGCAGGAAAAGCCAGAGGCCATCGTGCATCTGGCAGCTATTGCCAATGTGCCCTTTGCCTGGGAGCATCCTGGGAGGACCATGGCAGTAAATGTGGGAGGCACGGCCACCCTGCTGGAAACCATGGCCAAATGTGCTCCGGAGGCAAAGCTTTTGACCATCGGCTCCAGTGATGCCTACGGCCTCACCGCCAAATGTGGCAAGCCACTCACCGAAGACATGCCCTGCGAACCGCAGAATCCCTATAGCATCTCCAAGCTCTGCGCCGAGCAGCTATCCATGCAGCTGGCGAAAAAATTCAGCCTGAAGGTCATTGCTGCCCGCTCCTTCAACCACTTCGGCCCAGGCCAGAAGCCGGGCTTCGTGGTCAGCGACTTTGCAAGCCAGGTGGCGGCCATTGAGAAGGGGGAGCAGGAGCCTGTCCTTTCCGTGGGGGATTTGACAGCAGCCAGGGATTTCACTTATATCGATGATATCATTGCTGCCTATGTGGCCTTGACAGAGAAAGAGGTTCCCACAGGAATTTACAACATCTGTTCCGGTAAGCCGCGCAAGATAGAAGAAGTGCTTCAGGGGTTGCTGGCCCTGTCCGGCAGGGATATTGAGGTTAGGAAGGACCCTGCCAGGATGCGGCCTTCGGAGGTTCCCTTTTTCGTTGGTGATGGAAGCAAGCTGAATAAAGCAACGGGGTGGACGCCGGAAACGGATTTCCGGGCTGGCCTGGAGAAGACACTGGAATACTGGTGCAGCCAAACCATGAAGTCTTGA
- a CDS encoding glycosyltransferase: MRIVQLVPFLTYGDAVGNDVLALHQILKEFDAETRIYVQAVDTKRIDESVYSYLHELPLLDEEDVIFYHMASGSTEMVQALKKQRCRRYIIYHNITPPKFFSGYCEPAVIATQQAFDDLEKLRTIVSGCLADSEFNKNDLLKLGYDVPMAVLPIVVPFEDYAAEPSEEVLSAYEGDDYVNILFVGRIAPNKKQEDIIKSFCYYKKYVNPKSRLFLVGNWKGQETYFDRLQRYAAALGAEDIFFSGHISFREILAYYHLADVFLCMSEHEGFCVPLLEAMYFNIPVLAYDSTAIPYTMGGAGVVFPDKEPAKVASLIDQVVRNEKLRQTMLERQQQRLEYFSYENIAGMAREFVSTIAEGGELPGASLEDSRQETGVLQAAALQAAAQVQCKEELLSFGQIPVHQQESLRHRILVRGYRAVHSLCPVFADKVKSYIKRHILS, from the coding sequence GTGCGAATAGTACAGTTGGTTCCCTTTCTTACATATGGTGATGCGGTAGGTAATGATGTGCTGGCGCTTCATCAGATATTGAAAGAGTTTGATGCGGAGACCAGGATATATGTTCAGGCAGTTGATACCAAGAGGATTGATGAAAGTGTGTATTCATATCTGCATGAACTGCCGTTGCTGGATGAGGAAGATGTAATCTTCTATCACATGGCCAGCGGTTCGACTGAAATGGTCCAGGCTTTGAAGAAACAGCGCTGCCGCAGGTATATCATCTACCATAACATTACTCCGCCAAAGTTCTTTTCAGGTTATTGCGAACCTGCAGTGATAGCTACACAGCAGGCCTTTGATGACCTGGAAAAATTACGGACAATTGTTTCCGGGTGCCTGGCTGACTCCGAATTCAACAAGAATGATTTGCTGAAGCTGGGCTATGATGTGCCCATGGCGGTCCTGCCTATCGTGGTACCCTTTGAGGACTATGCGGCAGAGCCATCGGAAGAAGTTCTGTCAGCATATGAAGGTGATGATTATGTCAATATCCTGTTTGTGGGACGTATTGCGCCCAATAAGAAGCAGGAAGATATCATAAAATCCTTCTGCTACTACAAAAAATATGTTAATCCCAAATCCCGTTTGTTCCTTGTGGGGAACTGGAAGGGGCAAGAAACATATTTTGACCGTCTGCAGAGATATGCAGCAGCACTGGGGGCAGAGGATATCTTCTTTTCAGGCCATATCTCCTTCAGGGAAATCCTGGCCTATTACCATCTGGCCGATGTGTTCCTATGCATGAGTGAGCATGAGGGGTTCTGTGTACCTTTGCTGGAGGCCATGTATTTCAACATACCTGTTTTGGCCTACGATTCCACGGCTATACCTTATACCATGGGGGGAGCGGGGGTAGTCTTCCCTGACAAGGAGCCTGCCAAGGTAGCCAGCCTGATTGATCAGGTGGTTCGCAACGAGAAGCTGCGCCAGACCATGCTGGAAAGACAGCAACAGCGTCTGGAGTATTTCTCCTATGAGAATATTGCTGGTATGGCAAGAGAATTCGTTTCTACTATTGCTGAGGGCGGGGAACTGCCTGGGGCATCCCTGGAAGACTCCCGACAGGAAACAGGGGTCCTTCAGGCAGCGGCCCTGCAGGCAGCCGCTCAGGTGCAGTGTAAGGAAGAACTGCTTTCTTTCGGGCAGATTCCTGTCCATCAGCAGGAATCCCTGCGCCACAGAATCCTGGTCAGGGGCTATAGGGCCGTGCATTCGCTGTGCCCGGTCTTTGCCGATAAGGTGAAGTCTTATATAAAAAGACATATCTTGTCCTGA
- the gmd gene encoding GDP-mannose 4,6-dehydratase produces MSKKALITGITGQDGAYLAKLLLDKGYEVYGLLARRATKTDWRLKYLGIEEKVELIEGDLTDVTSIIRALNIAQPDEFYNLGAQSFVGTSWSQPQLTAQSTGVGALNCLEAIRIVNPKIKFYQASTSEMFGGMPEYPLQSEETPFHPRSPYGVSKLFAHWMTINYRESFDIFGCCGILFNHESPLRGIEFVTRKVTDAVARIKLGVQEDLHLGNIDAKRDWGFAGDYVEAMWLMLQQDEPDTYVVATGRTTTVRDMCKIAFEHVGLDYEKYVVIDPKFYRPAEVDLLLGDPKKAEAKLGWTAKTSLEELIHMMVDADLKRVQDELKVKA; encoded by the coding sequence ATGTCTAAGAAAGCGCTTATCACAGGTATAACTGGCCAGGACGGGGCATATCTTGCCAAACTGCTCTTGGACAAGGGATATGAGGTATATGGTCTTTTGGCACGCCGTGCTACCAAGACGGACTGGCGCCTGAAGTATCTTGGCATAGAGGAAAAGGTGGAACTTATCGAGGGGGACCTCACGGATGTGACATCCATCATTCGCGCCCTGAACATCGCCCAGCCAGATGAGTTCTATAACTTAGGTGCTCAGAGCTTTGTGGGCACTTCTTGGAGTCAGCCTCAGCTCACTGCTCAGAGCACAGGTGTAGGTGCTCTGAACTGCCTGGAGGCCATCCGCATCGTAAATCCCAAGATTAAATTCTATCAGGCTTCTACCTCTGAGATGTTCGGCGGTATGCCTGAGTATCCCCTCCAGTCCGAAGAAACTCCCTTCCATCCTCGCAGCCCCTATGGTGTGTCTAAGCTTTTCGCGCATTGGATGACCATTAACTACCGTGAGAGCTTCGACATCTTCGGCTGCTGCGGCATTCTCTTCAACCATGAGTCCCCTCTGCGTGGCATTGAGTTCGTTACCCGCAAGGTCACTGATGCCGTGGCTCGCATCAAGCTTGGTGTACAGGAAGACCTGCACCTGGGCAATATTGATGCCAAGCGTGATTGGGGCTTTGCAGGTGACTATGTGGAGGCTATGTGGCTCATGCTCCAGCAGGACGAGCCTGACACCTATGTGGTGGCCACTGGCCGCACCACCACAGTCCGTGACATGTGCAAGATTGCCTTCGAGCACGTGGGCCTGGACTATGAGAAGTACGTGGTCATCGATCCGAAATTCTACCGTCCCGCTGAGGTTGACCTTCTCCTGGGCGACCCCAAGAAGGCTGAGGCCAAGCTTGGCTGGACTGCCAAGACCAGCCTGGAAGAGCTTATCCACATGATGGTGGATGCAGACCTGAAGCGCGTGCAGGATGAGTTGAAGGTGAAGGCATGA